The DNA window ATGTTAAAGGTGTGTGCCCCGTCGCCCCCGGTCCCCACCACGTCCAGCAGCACCTCGCGCGGGCGCACGTTGACGCGCACGGCGTTCTCGCGCATGGCCTGGGCGAATCCGGCGATCTCGCCTGGCGTCTCGCCACGCACACGCAGGGCGGCCAGCGCCGCCGCCATCCGCACGCCGCTCATCTCCCCGGCCATGACCTCGCGCATGAACGCCGCCGCGTCGGCCTGCGAAAGCACCTCGCCGTTCATCAATCGGGCGTGCATCATGCGTGGGCCGCCTTATGGTGTTCCACTTCGCGCAGGAAGTTGCGAATCATCGTTTTACCGTCCTCGGTGGCGATGCTTTCCGGGTGGAACTGCACGCCGAACACCGGGTAATCGCGGTGGCGCAGGGCCATCAGGGCGCGGTATTCGCCTGCTGGCGTCTGATCGGTGGCCCAGGCCGTTGCGACGAGTTCGGGCGGCAGGTCCTCCACGATCAGGCTGTGGTAGCGGGTCACGCTGGCCTCGCCTTCAATTCCAGCAAATAAATCCTGCCCGTCATGAGCGACTTTGCTGGTCTTGCCATGCACCGGAATGGGCGCACGCTTCACGGTGGCCCCGAACGCCTCACCGATGCTCTGGTGCCCCAGGCACACCCCCAGCAGCGGGTATTTCGGCGCGAA is part of the Deinococcus radiopugnans ATCC 19172 genome and encodes:
- a CDS encoding anthranilate synthase component II, translated to MTAPHILLIDNYDSFTYNLVQYFGELGCELTVWRNDAFTLEDVEKLRPDAIVVSPGPCTPLEAGLSVDVIRAFAPKYPLLGVCLGHQSIGEAFGATVKRAPIPVHGKTSKVAHDGQDLFAGIEGEASVTRYHSLIVEDLPPELVATAWATDQTPAGEYRALMALRHRDYPVFGVQFHPESIATEDGKTMIRNFLREVEHHKAAHA